In Desulfofundulus kuznetsovii DSM 6115, the following are encoded in one genomic region:
- a CDS encoding MgtC/SapB family protein, with protein MLTEKEIILRLVLAVVLGGMIGLERERLYVSIRTYSAGFRTHILVCVGSALAMVVSEGLHFQFKGDAARVAAQVVSGIGFLGAGAILREGPLVRGLTTAASLWVVACVGLAAGGGFYLAATLGTVLVLFALVILGAIEDYVRKRQQEDVLNLVVTSAPEDIQRVGALLDEFGLIVKNIEIEKMGDGDRQLLEITVQFRPHVNRVLILNKLASLPGVYRVEHRHS; from the coding sequence GTGTTAACGGAAAAGGAAATTATCTTGCGGTTGGTGCTGGCGGTCGTTCTGGGGGGAATGATCGGCCTGGAACGGGAAAGGCTGTACGTTTCCATCCGCACCTATTCAGCGGGCTTTCGCACCCATATTCTGGTTTGTGTGGGGTCGGCCCTGGCCATGGTGGTATCGGAGGGCCTTCATTTCCAGTTTAAGGGTGATGCGGCCCGGGTGGCCGCCCAGGTGGTCAGCGGCATTGGTTTTCTTGGTGCCGGAGCCATCCTGCGGGAAGGCCCCCTGGTGCGCGGGCTGACCACCGCGGCCAGTTTGTGGGTGGTGGCCTGTGTCGGTCTGGCGGCAGGGGGCGGGTTTTACCTGGCGGCTACCCTGGGTACCGTTCTGGTTCTATTCGCCCTGGTCATTCTGGGGGCCATTGAAGATTATGTGCGCAAAAGACAGCAGGAGGACGTATTGAACCTTGTGGTGACCAGTGCCCCCGAAGATATTCAGAGGGTGGGCGCCCTACTGGATGAATTTGGTCTTATTGTTAAAAATATTGAAATCGAAAAAATGGGTGATGGAGATCGCCAGTTACTGGAAATTACCGTTCAGTTCCGCCCCCATGTCAACCGCGTGTTAATCCTGAACAAGCTGGCCTCTTTGCCCGGGGTGTACCGGGTCGAACACCGGCACAGTTAA
- the rnpM gene encoding RNase P modulator RnpM, translating into MPRVKKVPLRMCVGCQEMRPKKELIRVVRTPQDTVEIDPTGKRSGRGAYICPRRECLQKAVKGKRLEKALQRPVAPEIIQSLAEGLQE; encoded by the coding sequence TTGCCCAGGGTAAAAAAGGTGCCTTTGCGGATGTGTGTGGGCTGCCAGGAGATGAGGCCAAAGAAAGAGCTAATCCGGGTGGTGCGTACTCCCCAGGACACCGTTGAAATTGATCCTACAGGCAAGCGTTCCGGGCGCGGAGCCTACATCTGCCCCCGGCGGGAGTGTTTGCAGAAGGCCGTTAAAGGCAAGCGGCTGGAGAAGGCTCTGCAGCGCCCCGTTGCTCCGGAAATTATCCAGTCCCTGGCCGAGGGATTGCAGGAATGA
- the rimP gene encoding ribosome maturation factor RimP: protein MVKNKVVATVEELATPLVTGLGLELVGVEYVKEGGRWYLRIFIDKPGGVTLDDCQAVSESLDPLLDEADPIPHSYHLEVSSPGIERPLKKPADFERFSGHRVQLTTFTPQDGQRKFTGRLEGLEDQMVVLTLDDGQERRIPFSQVATARLKASWL from the coding sequence GTGGTTAAAAACAAGGTTGTGGCCACAGTGGAGGAACTGGCCACTCCGCTGGTAACCGGCTTGGGGTTAGAGCTGGTCGGCGTGGAATATGTGAAGGAGGGGGGACGCTGGTACCTGCGCATTTTCATTGATAAGCCCGGGGGGGTAACGCTGGATGACTGCCAGGCGGTGTCCGAAAGCCTGGATCCCCTCTTGGATGAGGCAGATCCCATACCCCATTCCTATCACCTGGAAGTTTCTTCCCCCGGCATCGAGCGGCCATTAAAGAAGCCTGCTGATTTTGAGCGCTTCTCGGGGCACCGGGTGCAGCTCACCACCTTTACCCCCCAGGATGGACAAAGAAAGTTCACCGGTCGCCTGGAGGGTTTGGAGGACCAGATGGTGGTGCTTACCCTGGATGACGGGCAGGAACGGCGCATCCCCTTTTCCCAGGTGGCAACGGCACGGTTAAAGGCAAGTTGGCTCTAG
- a CDS encoding DHH family phosphoesterase: MTSLGTIAECLKKSRRVVLSGHVMPDGDCLGSVTALGLGLLKLGKEVTLASPDPLPELYHFLPGADRFLIGEQALKGNYDTFVVLDSSVPDRLGPLKELLFRDLVVCIIDHHVGKHDFGHHVYVDPKAAATGEIIQDLLDLLQVPPQVEIASCLYTAIVTDTGSFRYQNTTPLTHRRVARLMEEGVDAARLNVLLFEQKSLLHLRVLQAALQTLDLTPCGRVGWMIVTRETLDSLGAQEEHTDGLIDYVRSLRGVEVALLFREIVPGRWKVGFRSRGRVDVQRVASQFNGGGHLRAAGAVVEGEGGVITKRVVEAVLKAMQED, from the coding sequence ATGACTAGCCTGGGTACAATAGCGGAATGCCTTAAAAAGTCCAGGCGGGTAGTTTTAAGCGGGCACGTCATGCCCGACGGGGACTGCCTGGGTTCGGTAACGGCCCTTGGCCTCGGTCTTTTAAAATTGGGCAAGGAAGTAACCCTGGCCAGTCCCGATCCCCTGCCCGAGCTATATCACTTTCTTCCCGGGGCGGACCGCTTTCTCATCGGGGAGCAGGCCTTGAAGGGGAATTATGATACCTTTGTGGTCCTGGATAGTTCCGTACCCGACCGCCTGGGGCCTTTAAAGGAGCTGCTTTTTCGCGATTTGGTGGTCTGTATCATTGACCATCACGTGGGCAAACACGATTTTGGTCACCATGTCTATGTCGATCCAAAGGCGGCGGCAACCGGTGAGATTATCCAGGACCTTTTAGACTTGCTGCAGGTACCTCCGCAGGTGGAGATAGCCAGCTGCCTTTATACGGCCATTGTTACCGATACCGGTTCCTTTCGTTACCAGAACACGACTCCCCTCACCCACCGCCGGGTGGCCAGGCTCATGGAAGAAGGGGTTGATGCCGCCCGGCTGAATGTATTGCTTTTTGAACAGAAATCCCTTTTACACCTGCGGGTTCTCCAGGCGGCCCTGCAGACGCTGGACCTTACTCCCTGTGGGCGGGTAGGCTGGATGATCGTTACCCGCGAAACACTGGACAGTTTGGGAGCCCAGGAAGAACATACCGATGGGCTCATTGACTATGTGCGTTCCCTGCGCGGGGTGGAGGTGGCCCTGTTGTTCCGGGAAATTGTTCCCGGCCGCTGGAAGGTAGGTTTTCGCTCCCGGGGGCGGGTGGATGTACAGCGCGTAGCTTCCCAGTTTAACGGTGGGGGCCACCTCCGGGCTGCAGGAGCGGTGGTGGAAGGAGAAGGAGGGGTGATCACCAAAAGGGTGGTGGAGGCCGTCCTGAAAGCGATGCAGGAGGATTAA
- a CDS encoding bifunctional riboflavin kinase/FAD synthetase, with protein sequence MKVYETWEGIRNQYANLMVGLGNFDGVHLGHRQLICKMVAAARERKATPAVFTFHPHPLAVLDPEHAPPLLLTPRAKERIMCRLGVEVLLRVPFTAGFARIGPREFIEEVLFRGLGVEAVFVGYNYTFGYRGEGTPELLKEYSHKYGFEVHVVPPVTVDGQVVSSTLIRSLLLAGEVTKAARFMGYYPFVEGQVVTGDRRGATLGFPTANLNPEEGLLIPANGVYSVEVEVDGDRFLGVANIGTKPTFNAKNARPNIEVHLLDFQGDLYGCWILVRFRRRLREERRFASVAELVAQIQKDIHQARMEYGGEQRSYKYK encoded by the coding sequence GTGAAAGTTTACGAAACATGGGAAGGAATACGAAATCAATATGCAAATTTGATGGTCGGCCTGGGGAACTTCGATGGAGTACACCTGGGACACCGGCAGTTGATTTGCAAAATGGTGGCCGCAGCTCGTGAAAGGAAAGCTACGCCGGCAGTTTTCACCTTTCATCCTCATCCCCTGGCGGTGTTAGATCCGGAACATGCCCCCCCTTTGCTGCTTACCCCCCGCGCCAAGGAGAGGATCATGTGCCGCCTGGGCGTGGAAGTTTTGCTGCGCGTTCCCTTTACTGCCGGGTTTGCCCGGATTGGCCCGCGGGAGTTTATTGAAGAAGTATTGTTCCGGGGATTGGGTGTAGAAGCCGTTTTCGTGGGTTATAACTATACCTTCGGCTACCGGGGGGAGGGTACTCCCGAACTTTTAAAAGAATACAGCCACAAATACGGGTTCGAGGTACATGTGGTGCCTCCGGTAACTGTGGACGGCCAGGTGGTGAGCAGCACGCTGATCCGCAGCCTGTTGCTGGCCGGGGAAGTTACAAAGGCCGCCCGCTTCATGGGTTACTATCCCTTTGTGGAAGGCCAGGTGGTCACCGGAGACCGGCGGGGGGCAACTCTGGGTTTTCCCACCGCCAATTTAAATCCCGAGGAGGGGCTTTTGATACCGGCCAACGGGGTGTACTCGGTGGAGGTGGAGGTAGATGGTGACCGCTTCCTGGGTGTAGCCAATATCGGGACTAAACCCACCTTTAACGCTAAAAACGCCCGGCCCAACATCGAGGTGCACCTGCTCGACTTTCAGGGTGATCTTTACGGGTGCTGGATTCTCGTGCGCTTCAGGCGCCGCCTGCGGGAAGAGAGACGGTTTGCCTCCGTGGCCGAGCTGGTAGCCCAGATCCAGAAAGACATCCACCAGGCCAGGATGGAATACGGCGGGGAACAAAGGTCATATAAATACAAGTAA
- the rpsO gene encoding 30S ribosomal protein S15 produces MALTSEKKQALIAEHRLHETDTGSPEVQIAILTERINSLTEHLRVHKKDHHSRRGLLKMVGQRRALLNYLKDRNFDRYRALIEKLGLRK; encoded by the coding sequence GTGGCGCTGACGTCTGAAAAGAAACAGGCCCTCATTGCCGAACACAGACTGCATGAAACCGACACCGGGTCTCCGGAAGTGCAGATTGCCATCCTGACCGAACGGATTAACAGCCTGACTGAGCACCTGCGGGTTCATAAGAAAGATCACCATTCCCGGCGCGGTCTGTTAAAAATGGTCGGCCAGAGGCGGGCCTTGCTCAACTATCTAAAGGACAGGAATTTCGACCGCTACCGGGCACTGATTGAAAAACTGGGCCTGCGGAAGTAA
- the truB gene encoding tRNA pseudouridine(55) synthase TruB, protein MDGILNILKPPGMTSHDVVAFIRRLMGGGKTGHTGTLDPGAAGVLPVCVGRATRVIQFLPGDKEYRVEITFGRTTSTGDAFGEIVYRGDAASLTSGALEEALRAFVGEIMQVPPMTSAVRHQGKKLYELARQGIEVKRQPRRVNIYSLRLVRMDRAGTPHPRALVDVACSAGTYIRTLCTDLGQLLGCGAYMSFLLRTRAGVFSLDEALTLEEVEEFARQGRLSGKLVRLEQALEHLPPIYVRSGAVDRVKSGSPLYWPGVAAAPDFLQEGQLVRLCTGRAVLAVARPVADPKRPGYYQFKPIRVLI, encoded by the coding sequence ATGGATGGTATTCTGAACATTTTAAAGCCGCCCGGGATGACTTCCCATGATGTGGTGGCCTTTATCCGGCGCTTAATGGGTGGTGGGAAGACGGGTCATACCGGCACCCTGGACCCAGGGGCGGCGGGGGTGTTGCCGGTATGCGTAGGACGGGCCACCCGGGTAATCCAGTTTCTTCCCGGTGATAAGGAGTACCGGGTGGAAATTACCTTCGGCCGGACCACTTCCACCGGCGACGCCTTTGGGGAAATAGTTTACCGGGGCGATGCCGCATCACTAACCAGCGGGGCGTTAGAAGAAGCCTTAAGGGCCTTTGTGGGCGAAATCATGCAGGTTCCGCCCATGACTTCGGCGGTTCGTCACCAGGGGAAAAAGCTTTATGAGCTGGCAAGGCAGGGAATAGAGGTGAAACGACAGCCTCGACGGGTAAATATTTATTCCCTGCGGTTGGTACGCATGGATCGCGCAGGTACGCCTCACCCCCGGGCCCTGGTAGACGTGGCCTGTTCAGCCGGAACATACATACGCACATTATGCACCGATTTGGGACAACTACTGGGATGCGGGGCGTATATGAGTTTTCTTTTACGCACCAGGGCGGGCGTTTTTTCCCTGGATGAAGCACTTACCCTGGAAGAAGTGGAGGAATTTGCCCGGCAGGGCAGGCTTTCCGGTAAGCTGGTCAGGTTGGAGCAGGCGCTGGAGCACTTGCCCCCCATATATGTCCGCTCGGGGGCAGTGGACCGGGTTAAGTCCGGCAGCCCTTTATACTGGCCGGGTGTGGCTGCAGCACCAGATTTTTTGCAGGAAGGCCAGCTGGTCAGACTGTGTACTGGCCGGGCTGTTTTGGCTGTGGCCAGGCCGGTGGCCGATCCGAAACGGCCGGGTTACTACCAGTTTAAACCTATAAGGGTATTGATTTAA
- a CDS encoding L7Ae/L30e/S12e/Gadd45 family ribosomal protein: protein MLFLARRAGRVVGGDRAVRAAIQRGCAKLVLLATNASRRTKRTFLFWSRSMGVPVVTWGLKEELGRIMNRATCAVMAITDENFSQGILKHLERGDSG, encoded by the coding sequence ATGCTTTTTCTGGCCCGGCGTGCCGGGCGCGTCGTTGGGGGGGATAGGGCGGTACGTGCCGCCATCCAGCGTGGTTGCGCCAAACTGGTGCTCCTGGCCACCAATGCTTCCAGGCGTACCAAAAGGACCTTTTTGTTTTGGAGCCGTTCCATGGGGGTTCCCGTGGTTACCTGGGGGCTAAAAGAAGAATTGGGTCGTATCATGAACCGGGCCACCTGTGCCGTCATGGCTATTACCGATGAAAACTTTTCCCAAGGGATTTTAAAACATTTAGAAAGGGGAGATAGTGGCTAG
- a CDS encoding MGDG synthase family glycosyltransferase produces the protein MAILERVVILSVTAGTGHMRAAHALREAIQQSNPAAEVIVLDTFRYTSPFLEKVILGTYMEMLKITPVVYGYLYRQAERGQPLSGFAKQEFNHILNKLTAPKLVKFLKQTRPQLVVCTHPFPVGILDRLKSQGLFRVPVMATITDFTVHSFWIFPGVDAYVVASEDLREPFAEFGIPLERVHATGIPIDPAFARPVDRLSIQQKLNLDPCLPTVLVMGGGLGLGPLAEAVQYLGNGSVPCQLLVVAGRNEQLRQRLLQLAESNCHPTRVFGFIDNIHELMSVSHIMVGKAGGLSCAEALAKGLPIFIVDPLPGQEERNTEYLCRAGAAVQVNRVQDLGREILSCLLDKRRLWDMSAAATRLGKPHAAREAVELMQRILQQDLPAAARD, from the coding sequence ATGGCTATCCTTGAACGGGTGGTCATTTTGTCGGTAACGGCCGGCACGGGTCATATGCGGGCGGCTCATGCCTTAAGAGAGGCCATTCAACAAAGCAACCCGGCCGCAGAAGTAATTGTCCTGGACACCTTCCGGTATACCAGCCCTTTTTTAGAAAAGGTGATTTTGGGCACCTACATGGAAATGCTCAAAATTACCCCGGTGGTTTATGGCTACCTTTACCGTCAGGCAGAACGGGGTCAACCCCTTTCAGGATTTGCCAAGCAGGAATTCAACCACATCCTGAACAAATTGACCGCCCCTAAACTGGTTAAGTTTTTGAAACAAACCCGCCCCCAGCTGGTGGTTTGTACCCACCCCTTTCCCGTGGGCATTTTGGACCGGCTGAAAAGCCAGGGCCTTTTCCGGGTGCCGGTTATGGCCACCATTACCGATTTTACCGTCCATTCCTTCTGGATCTTTCCCGGGGTGGATGCTTACGTGGTGGCCAGCGAAGACTTAAGGGAGCCCTTTGCGGAGTTTGGCATTCCCCTGGAACGGGTGCACGCAACGGGGATCCCCATAGACCCCGCCTTTGCCCGGCCGGTGGATCGCTTGAGCATCCAGCAGAAGCTTAACCTGGACCCTTGTCTCCCCACCGTGCTGGTCATGGGAGGCGGTCTAGGTTTGGGCCCTCTAGCCGAAGCGGTACAATACCTGGGGAACGGTTCCGTACCCTGCCAGCTGCTGGTAGTTGCCGGACGCAATGAACAGCTGCGGCAACGGCTGTTGCAGCTGGCCGAGTCCAACTGCCACCCCACCAGGGTTTTTGGGTTTATCGATAATATCCACGAGCTTATGTCGGTGTCCCATATCATGGTGGGCAAGGCCGGCGGATTAAGTTGTGCCGAGGCTCTGGCAAAAGGCCTACCTATATTTATTGTAGATCCCCTGCCGGGTCAGGAGGAGCGCAATACCGAATATCTCTGCCGGGCCGGTGCTGCGGTACAGGTGAACAGGGTTCAGGACTTGGGCCGGGAGATTCTGTCCTGTCTTTTAGATAAAAGGCGTCTTTGGGATATGTCGGCGGCGGCTACGCGTCTTGGTAAGCCCCATGCCGCCCGGGAGGCAGTGGAATTAATGCAAAGGATCTTACAACAGGATCTCCCGGCCGCGGCAAGGGATTAG
- the rbfA gene encoding 30S ribosome-binding factor RbfA gives MPYRPERLAEIIKKEVSDMLRDELKDPRIGFVTITGVEVSTDLRYARIFFSVLGSEEEAKASLEALNRARGYVRSELGRRIRLRYAPEISFKLDPSIQRGIRVMELLHDVKERGAAGDD, from the coding sequence GTGCCCTATCGTCCGGAACGGTTGGCCGAAATAATTAAGAAAGAAGTATCGGACATGCTACGGGATGAGCTCAAGGATCCTCGCATCGGTTTTGTCACCATTACCGGGGTCGAGGTGTCGACTGACCTGCGCTATGCCAGGATCTTTTTCAGTGTCCTGGGTTCGGAGGAGGAGGCTAAAGCTTCCCTTGAAGCCTTGAATCGCGCCCGGGGTTACGTGCGCAGTGAACTGGGGCGGCGGATCCGCTTGAGGTATGCCCCGGAAATTTCCTTTAAGCTCGATCCTTCCATCCAGCGGGGTATCCGGGTGATGGAGTTGCTGCATGATGTGAAAGAACGGGGTGCCGCGGGTGATGACTAG
- the infB gene encoding translation initiation factor IF-2, which translates to MVKKRVHELAKELDIESKELMQKLGSMGISVKSPLSTLQDAEVERVLAELKGGNEKVVNAKGVNQQAKAPAAQAQARTDKPKEGKNNQKKRHSERPRHQQDARRYDRGPGLVDRVPSRPPDRRFQERPLKVEPPQPQPRVQAQQPQQAQQPTNRVQQPAARGRTPAERKAQAAPSQGEAAGRQPAKTKPEHLKVPKVPQEIKAVSEKVRSDKSRGEKKQEKQHTARVRDRKELLNETLADRKLRPLTSQKKKTAPREPEPKPVAEKKPIVIGESITVKELAEKMKKSPAEVIKKLMMLGVLATINQEIDADTATILAQEFGFEVEVKVEQDVEALFMQEPEDDPADLQPRPCVVTVMGHVDHGKTSLLDAIRETNVTATEAGGITQHIGAYQVEHNNKKITFLDTPGHEAFTAMRARGAKVTDIAILVVAADDGVMPQTVEAINHAKAAGVPIIVAINKIDRPDANPDRVKQQLTEYGLVAEEWGGDTVMVPVSAKTRQGLEDLLEMILLVAEMQELKANPNRPARGTVIEAELDKGRGPVATVLVQNGTLSVGDNLVAGTTWARVRAMMDYKGRRVKKAGPSTPVEVLGFSEVPHAGDQFFVVPDEKTARQIAEKRASRKREEEFKAAMPRVSLDDLFNQIKEGQVKELRVIIKADVQGSAEALKQALERLSTEEVKVNIIHQGVGAITETDIMLASASNAIIIGFNVRPDVNARRVAEKEKVDIRLYRVIYDAIEDVKAAMSGLLEPEYREVILGRAEVRKTFKISKVGTIAGCYVTDGKIVRDAGVRVIRDGVVVYEGKLDSLKRFKDDVREVMQGYECGLALEKYNEIREGDIIEAFTTEAVKRELA; encoded by the coding sequence ATGGTCAAAAAACGAGTACACGAACTGGCCAAAGAACTGGACATAGAAAGTAAGGAACTGATGCAAAAGCTTGGTAGTATGGGCATTTCAGTGAAATCGCCCCTCTCTACCCTGCAGGATGCGGAGGTAGAGCGGGTGCTGGCCGAGTTAAAGGGCGGGAATGAAAAAGTGGTGAACGCTAAAGGTGTAAACCAGCAGGCCAAGGCACCGGCAGCCCAGGCGCAGGCCAGGACGGATAAACCTAAGGAGGGCAAAAACAACCAGAAAAAACGGCATTCGGAACGCCCCCGGCACCAGCAGGACGCCCGGCGCTATGACCGCGGGCCGGGGCTGGTGGACCGGGTACCCTCCCGTCCTCCGGACCGGCGTTTTCAGGAGCGCCCGTTGAAGGTGGAACCGCCCCAACCCCAGCCAAGGGTACAGGCCCAGCAACCCCAACAGGCTCAGCAGCCCACCAACAGGGTGCAGCAGCCTGCTGCCCGCGGCAGAACGCCTGCCGAAAGAAAGGCTCAGGCCGCCCCTTCCCAGGGTGAAGCTGCCGGGCGCCAGCCGGCCAAAACAAAGCCTGAACATTTAAAGGTACCCAAAGTCCCGCAGGAAATTAAGGCCGTTAGCGAAAAAGTGCGGTCCGATAAAAGCCGGGGGGAGAAGAAACAGGAAAAACAACATACTGCCCGGGTTCGGGACAGGAAAGAGCTCCTGAATGAAACGCTGGCCGACCGCAAGTTGCGGCCCCTGACCAGCCAGAAAAAGAAAACGGCGCCCAGGGAGCCGGAACCCAAACCTGTGGCGGAGAAAAAGCCCATTGTTATTGGCGAATCCATCACGGTGAAGGAACTGGCCGAAAAAATGAAGAAGAGCCCGGCCGAGGTAATTAAGAAACTGATGATGCTGGGTGTGCTGGCCACCATCAACCAGGAAATTGATGCCGATACCGCCACTATCCTGGCCCAGGAATTTGGCTTTGAAGTGGAAGTCAAGGTGGAACAGGATGTGGAGGCTCTCTTCATGCAGGAGCCGGAAGATGATCCCGCCGATCTACAGCCGCGCCCCTGTGTGGTCACGGTTATGGGCCACGTGGACCACGGGAAAACTTCCCTTTTGGACGCCATTCGCGAGACCAATGTTACCGCCACAGAAGCCGGTGGGATTACCCAGCATATCGGTGCTTACCAGGTGGAGCATAATAACAAAAAAATTACCTTTCTGGATACCCCGGGTCATGAAGCTTTTACCGCTATGCGTGCCCGGGGGGCCAAGGTCACGGATATCGCCATTTTAGTGGTGGCGGCAGACGACGGGGTAATGCCCCAAACCGTGGAAGCCATCAACCACGCCAAAGCTGCCGGCGTACCCATTATAGTGGCCATCAACAAGATCGACCGGCCCGATGCCAACCCCGACCGGGTTAAACAGCAGCTCACCGAGTACGGTCTGGTGGCTGAGGAATGGGGCGGCGATACGGTGATGGTTCCCGTCAGCGCCAAGACCCGCCAGGGGTTGGAAGATCTCCTGGAAATGATCCTGCTGGTGGCTGAAATGCAGGAACTGAAAGCCAATCCCAACCGTCCCGCCAGGGGAACGGTGATTGAGGCCGAACTGGACAAGGGGCGGGGTCCGGTGGCCACGGTGCTGGTGCAAAACGGCACGCTCTCGGTGGGCGACAACCTGGTCGCGGGTACGACATGGGCGCGGGTGCGGGCCATGATGGACTATAAAGGCCGGCGGGTGAAAAAGGCGGGTCCTTCCACGCCGGTAGAGGTCCTTGGTTTTTCGGAAGTACCCCATGCCGGCGACCAGTTCTTTGTAGTGCCCGATGAAAAGACCGCCCGTCAAATAGCCGAAAAACGGGCCAGCCGCAAGCGCGAAGAGGAATTTAAAGCCGCCATGCCCCGGGTTTCCTTAGACGACCTCTTTAACCAAATAAAAGAAGGCCAGGTTAAGGAACTGCGGGTGATCATCAAGGCCGACGTACAGGGTTCGGCCGAGGCGTTGAAACAGGCCCTGGAGCGTTTGTCCACGGAAGAAGTAAAGGTAAATATCATCCACCAGGGCGTGGGGGCAATCACCGAAACGGACATCATGCTTGCTTCGGCTTCCAACGCCATCATCATCGGCTTTAACGTACGTCCCGATGTTAACGCCCGCCGCGTGGCCGAGAAAGAAAAGGTGGATATCCGCCTCTACCGGGTAATTTACGATGCCATCGAAGACGTCAAGGCGGCCATGAGCGGTCTTTTGGAGCCCGAGTACCGGGAAGTGATCCTTGGCCGGGCCGAAGTACGGAAAACCTTTAAGATTTCCAAAGTGGGCACCATTGCCGGCTGTTATGTGACTGATGGCAAAATTGTCCGGGATGCGGGCGTCAGAGTCATCCGGGACGGCGTGGTTGTTTATGAAGGCAAGCTGGATTCCTTAAAACGGTTCAAGGATGACGTCCGGGAAGTGATGCAGGGCTACGAGTGCGGCCTTGCCCTGGAAAAGTATAATGAGATCAGGGAGGGCGATATAATCGAGGCCTTCACCACGGAAGCGGTAAAAAGGGAACTGGCCTAG
- the nusA gene encoding transcription termination factor NusA produces the protein MNTEILAAVKELEKEKGISAEILFEALEAALLSAYRRNFGSLQNARVIVDRQTGDFKVYSQRTVVEEVTDPRLEISLEEARKIDPRYQVGDVIEKEVTPRNFGRIAAQTAKQVVVQRIREAERNIVYEEFASREGDIVTGIIQRVEQKNVYISLGRTEAILTPPEQMPGEEYRSGNRIKTYVVEVRKTTKGPQILVSRTHPGLLKRLLELEVPELQEGLVELKAIAREAGYRSKIAVYSREEKVDPVGACVGPKGVRIQAIVNELNGEKIDVIKWNPDPSKFVAAALSPAKVVAVEIWEEEKIARVIVPDYQLSLAIGKEGQNARLAAKLTGWKIDIKSESQMQEIYAQEYREYYGDDTVL, from the coding sequence ATGAATACCGAAATTTTGGCAGCCGTAAAGGAACTGGAAAAAGAAAAAGGCATTTCGGCTGAGATCCTTTTCGAGGCCCTTGAGGCAGCCTTGCTTTCCGCGTACCGGCGCAACTTCGGTTCCCTGCAAAATGCTCGGGTAATTGTTGACCGCCAGACAGGTGATTTCAAGGTTTATTCCCAGCGTACGGTGGTGGAGGAAGTGACCGATCCCCGGCTGGAGATTTCCCTCGAGGAAGCCCGGAAAATCGATCCCCGCTATCAGGTGGGGGATGTGATTGAAAAAGAGGTTACCCCCCGAAACTTCGGCCGGATAGCCGCCCAAACGGCCAAACAGGTGGTGGTCCAGCGGATTCGGGAAGCCGAGCGCAACATAGTGTACGAGGAATTTGCCAGCCGGGAAGGGGATATCGTCACCGGGATTATCCAGCGGGTGGAACAAAAGAATGTCTACATCAGCCTGGGCCGGACGGAAGCCATTTTAACCCCGCCGGAACAGATGCCCGGGGAAGAATACCGCTCCGGAAACCGGATTAAAACCTACGTGGTGGAAGTACGCAAGACTACCAAGGGGCCGCAAATACTGGTTTCCCGTACCCATCCGGGCCTGTTGAAACGGCTTTTAGAACTGGAGGTGCCGGAGCTCCAGGAAGGCCTGGTGGAGTTGAAGGCTATTGCCCGGGAAGCCGGCTACCGGTCCAAAATCGCCGTTTATTCCCGGGAAGAAAAAGTCGATCCGGTGGGAGCATGTGTGGGCCCCAAGGGCGTGCGTATCCAGGCCATTGTTAACGAGCTAAACGGGGAAAAAATTGACGTAATTAAGTGGAATCCCGATCCTTCTAAATTTGTGGCCGCGGCCCTGAGCCCGGCCAAAGTGGTGGCGGTGGAGATCTGGGAGGAAGAAAAAATTGCCCGGGTGATTGTGCCGGATTACCAGCTTTCCCTGGCCATTGGCAAGGAGGGTCAGAATGCCCGCCTGGCAGCCAAGCTCACCGGGTGGAAGATAGATATCAAGAGCGAATCCCAGATGCAGGAGATATACGCCCAGGAGTACAGGGAGTACTATGGTGATGACACTGTCCTGTAA